The window ATTTCGAAATCTTCGGCCTCCGTCATTTACTAATTAACTTTTCGAGCACGAGGAAGCAATGGTCAGAAATCATCTCTGTAAGCGGGCGGTAAGCGGATTCACCCTCATCGAGGTCATGGTGGTGGTGGTGGTGCTGTCAATTCTGGCGGCTATTGTTGTACCGCAGGTAATGGACCGTCCGGACGAGGCGCGCATCGTGAAGGCCAAGCAGGACATTCGCGCGCTGGAGAGCGCGCTGAACCTTTACCGGCTGGATAACTATGTTTACCCGTCAACCGAGCAGGGCATCGATGCGCTGGTAACGCGCCCAACCACGCCGCCCGAGCCACGCAACTGGAAGGCGGGCGGCTACCTCGACCGAATGCCGACGGACCCGTGGGGCAATCCGTATCAATACTTGAGTCCCGGCCAGCAGGGTAATTTCGACCTTTATTCCATGGGCGCGGATGGCCAGCTCGACGGCCAGGGCGTCAACGCCGACGTCACCAACTGGAACCTCGAATAGCCCATGCGCCAGGCACCACGCCGCCGCGCCTCAGGTTTTACGCTGATCGAAATTCTGACGGTGCTGGTCATCATCGGCATCGTCGTGAGCATGGCGACACTGTCGCTCGGCAATAACGCGGAGGGACAGGTGGAGCTTGAAGCCGAGCGGCTGCGCGCGCTCATCGAGCTGGCGAAAGAAGAAGCGCTGTTCGACGCGCAAGAACTGGGGATTGCGTTCTGGCAGAACGGATACACGTTCTACCGTATGGAAGACCAGCAATGGACGCCGGTCGAGGGCGACGCGGAGTTGCGCCCGCGGACCCTGCCGGAAGGACTCTCGTTATCCCTGGAACTGGAGGGGCTGGAGGCGGAGCTGTCCGCCATCGATCGGCAGCGGAAGCGCCCGCAGGTGTTTATCATGTCGAGCGGCGAGGTGACCCCGTTCCGCGCGGAGCTCGGCACCGGCGAAACCTATGTGATCCTGAAGGCCGACGCGCTGGGCAATCTGGCGTTCGCCGCGCCGGCGATATGAACACGCAACGCGGCTTCACCTTGCTGGAAGTGCTGGTCGCGCTCGCGATCATCGCGTATGCGCTGGCCGCGCTGATACGCGTTACCGGCACGGGTGTGGCCAACGCGAGCTATCTTCGCGACCGGACCTTCGCGCACTGGGTTGCCGAAAACCACCTGGCGGAGATGCGCACGCGCGACGGTTTCTGGCCCGCAACGGGGAAAGACGACGGCGACGTCGAGATGGCCGGCCGCCAGTGGTTCTGGACCACGCGCGTGACCAGCACGCCCGAGTCCCAGATGCGCCGCATCGACGTCGAGGTCCGACTGGACGACGACGAAGAAGTGTCGCCAATCAGCATATTGACCGGCTTCGTGGCGCGGCCGCAGCGTGGCGAC is drawn from Gammaproteobacteria bacterium and contains these coding sequences:
- the gspG gene encoding type II secretion system major pseudopilin GspG; amino-acid sequence: MVRNHLCKRAVSGFTLIEVMVVVVVLSILAAIVVPQVMDRPDEARIVKAKQDIRALESALNLYRLDNYVYPSTEQGIDALVTRPTTPPEPRNWKAGGYLDRMPTDPWGNPYQYLSPGQQGNFDLYSMGADGQLDGQGVNADVTNWNLE
- the gspH gene encoding type II secretion system minor pseudopilin GspH; translation: MRQAPRRRASGFTLIEILTVLVIIGIVVSMATLSLGNNAEGQVELEAERLRALIELAKEEALFDAQELGIAFWQNGYTFYRMEDQQWTPVEGDAELRPRTLPEGLSLSLELEGLEAELSAIDRQRKRPQVFIMSSGEVTPFRAELGTGETYVILKADALGNLAFAAPAI
- the gspI gene encoding type II secretion system minor pseudopilin GspI; translated protein: MNTQRGFTLLEVLVALAIIAYALAALIRVTGTGVANASYLRDRTFAHWVAENHLAEMRTRDGFWPATGKDDGDVEMAGRQWFWTTRVTSTPESQMRRIDVEVRLDDDEEVSPISILTGFVARPQRGDAPGLTPPTAPGSSGGGTGDGE